The Lactuca sativa cultivar Salinas chromosome 2, Lsat_Salinas_v11, whole genome shotgun sequence genome includes the window ttaaaagtagcATGAAGAGCATGCCGACCCACATCCACTAAATGACAAAATTTTGAAGCAGTGTGACAAATTTTACGTGGCGTTTATGTAGACTGTAACAAATGTGATACCATTTTTCTAGCCTAAAAGAAAAAATTTAATGTATTATACATGTCACAAATATGATACCATTTTTCTAGCTTAAAAGAAAAAATTTAATGGATTATACATGTCGTTATTTAATATGaataaaaagatataaaaaagTAGGATATTTATTTTCTctctaacttatatatatatatatatatatatatatatatatatatatatatatatatatatatatatatatatatatatatatatatatatatatatataacaatgacCCTCAACTTAAATGTGCACTAATTAATGGCTTAAGCAAACAAATCATACAGATGTCTACACTAAGTACAATGTAGGGATCTTGTTTACACCAAAtccattattaatttattatatgcatGAATACAAATCATTGCATCTTTTACAATCTTTTATcattttcatttcaaactcaaaaccttaataaaatgtataaaatcAAGGGAAGCAAGTAATCACAACACCACATCACATCATCAAaggtttatccaaaacatcaatcACGAAATCACTTTCAATTTTGCTTCCTTGTTAATCGGTTCATGTGGTAGCAGACATCTTACTTTTTACCCACCAcagatatatattatatatttaataaaaaccGCACACAGAACGAAGTTAAATAAAGATTGTAAAACACAATCCGAAAACACTCTTTTCAAAAATATGATTCATATGCAACAAAAAAGTCAGataatatcataaaaaaaaaaaggcaATTGATACATATAATAAGAAATTAAATACCCAATTATGTAtcttttgtttttatatatttttctacTCATAAAATATCCATTAATTCGCTTTTTTTAATGACATAAAATCCATTGATTCTCTTTTTTAATCATTTCATGAAAGAAAATTAGAGAATATTTGATTTCTCGTATATATAATCCACCAGCTATTGAAAACATGGATCTCCATATCAAGTTGTCTCTCCTAAAGTAGAAAAAGAAGAGGAAAAGATCTATTTATAACACCAACATGTCTGTCCATAATATCAAGAAAAAGTACACTTACTGATCATCTGATGTCTTTTTCTATTTCcttttatgctttttttttttctgatcctAAAAACATCATTCCAAGTTCAGGTAATTAAGGTGTAACGTTTTCCTTTTCTATGGTTATGCTCAAATTATATACATCAACTTCAAGGTATAAGTCCATAACCACCTTTACCCaaccaaaaaaaacaaaaaacgacAAAAGTTTCTCTGTTTTGTGCATGAATTTTTAAAAAGCTAATTTCTCGATGATTTTTGGCCCACTGTACATTGCTCCAATCACAGACAAGCCTTTTGGTTTATCTATCTCTTCCAGCCATGCATAGCTTTCTATCTTCTCTCCCTCTGGTATCTTTTTCTCATCATCTGTTTCTGTTATGTATTTACATACAACcaaaaagttagtttttttttttttttttttttttttttttttttttttttttatttcatctttTTAATTTTATGAAGATAAATAAACAATGAAAAGTGAACCTGATAAATCCATAAAAGGATGAGTGCGATAGTATTGGCAATGTCGGCCTTCAGGATCACAATATGGTGGGCCCAGAACATCAAGAACTGCACATGACGTCATTGCAGTGAAGCAATGCATGTTTCCACCATCAGTTGGATACAGAATGGATGCGTTGCATGGAGCAGTGAATTCAGCGTTGACTTTCAGTTTAGCCAAACGAACACCAACACCTCCTAATAAATCAAAGCCTTACATGTATAAACaaatactttcatttctttctatatATAATAAGAGAAAagattgaaagtacaatgctatagaaGTAAGTTGCTATTTCTGGTTAAGAACTCACCTTCAGATGAATCGAGTTTTGGAGTAGAGATTAAAGCAGCATCATCAACCCAATCGTATGCTTTTATATGCATGGTTCCAAACAGAAGCTTACTGAAAACAGTCATCTGAGGGTGATTATGGAGAGGGAGGACACCCGATGGAGGCAGTAGGAAGATTCCAATCTGACATGGCAAAATGGTAAAAGTcaacacttttttttttcttaaatttaatacatttttaattaagttgAAAACATACCGAAAATTTGTCACATTCACAAAGGTGTAAGTATGTGATTTTAGGAAATCCTCCGATTTCTTTTAGCTTGAAATAGGGCATGTTAGGCCGTACACCAACATCAACTTCAGTCATCccatctaaaaaaaaaaaatccaaccgATAAATTATTTATGAAAAAATAAAGCAATGTGTTCGTGTGTATTTTACGGTTTTGCCCTACAATCTCATGacaaatttaaataagttaagaaTAAATTTTCCAACACGTTTTAAACATTGTATAGATCTTAAACCATAAATCGCGATGATATTGTCGTTTTATTCATGTGGGTATCAAATCAAGAAAACACATAAATAATCATGTTATTCTTTTAAGTTTCAAGATTCATGATCAACAATGTATGTctataaattataaaaagaaaaagattaTACATTTTTAAGAAAAGTGGAGAAAGTAACATTAATGTTCATCAACTACACTTACTAAACAAATAAAAGACAACGAAACGGTTCACCGAATAGGGTTACGTGGTCGCACCGCTAGGGTTACGCCATCATACATAAATGAGAACTTATCTCAAAAAGACGTAACCATTCGAAAAACGTTTTGTTTGATAAATGTTGAttcattttgaattaaatttcaaGAAAATTCAATGAATAAAAACTAAAAGCAGAAGATTGTTAGCTTAAATATGAACAGAGTATCAAAGGTTTCTATATCTTCCATCATTTTCATTTGGTTGTACTCCTTTCTATAATCAGAATTGACTTCAGACTTTTTAGATTCTAACCAATGCTTACTAAATTCAACATATGCATACATATATAGCAAATTTAATAAAACGTTTAACTGTTTAAAGATTTATCAatcatcaaaattcaaaattatcccATTTAACAATTGGTCAAAATTGGACTAATTTCAAAACGGCAACTAAACAACCTACAGCTACAAGACATCAAATTGAATAAACGCATCGGAGAGATGTAGTCAATTAAATCTACCCTGAAATGGGGAAATCAAAATTCAAACTACACCAACCCTACAGATCACAATGCGTTTTTGATCATTCAGATTCGCTATAAAGATCATTCATTGCACCGATAAATAGAAAATCAAGAAAGGGACTTTCAAAAATACGCACAAACAGATCCAGATACTTAAACTGCAAAGACGCGTATGAATATCGATGTAAAAATCAAGAATCATAACCATTGTAATCAAAATCTTACTTAAAATATCCTTTAGGCGTTCGATACCCTCAGCATTCGGGATAACTCCAGGGCCACAATCGGCGAAGACCTCAGTGCATGTATCATAAAGCTTCTGAACCGCTGTAACTTTCTTCTGCCTCATTCTCCTTTTCTTTCTTTCACCTGAAACTTTCTCCATGCCCATTTGGCAACCGAACTTACACGCATGCACTAAAACCACCTTTGTTTATGTATAATCTAATGCCCCAGGGAAAAAACACAGCAACTTAACTGGTAATCCGATATGGGTATCTTCAAAAACTCGCGAAAGTGGCGAACTAAAACATAGCAACTTGTAATGATAGATTGATGTAATCTAGAGAAATAACACAAAGTTACACGCGGTAAACCAACTATTGATCGATAATTCAAAACCCCCCACAAAAAAAGATAGCTTCTTTAACTGGTAACCGGATATAAATTTCCAAAGGGAGTAAAAATACGATCTGGGTATGGAGAAAAGAAAAAGGATGGGGACAAAAACAGTAAAAAGCAGAATCAGTGAAGAAAGaaggaaaatgaaaaatgaaatggtACTTTGTGGTGATGATTTTCAAGGAAAAGACTGCATCTTTTTGGATGTGACGATGCAGCAcctggagatgaagatgaagatcaagGTGATTGTGACGATGATGGAGAGGGTTTTAATGGGATGAAAGCAAAGATAAAGAAAGAGGTTgattttgttttggttgaaaagATAAAGAGTTGATTTGGATGGAGGGGGGGAAAGAAATACCAGGGGCCATGGTTTTGGTTTTCCAGTGGGCCGTTCCAACAGCGGATTCAGTTTTTATCAGTCACTTTCAAccttaatattttaaaaatatgtttaaatatatttgtttattattctttaaaatatttaattgtaTTTGAATTTTATGCCTTAATTCAAAAAGCAAGAAGAAAAGGGGACAATTGTCGGGAAGAAATCCACTATTTGATACGGATTCGtcaataacaacaacaaaatgATTATTTTGCACTTGAAGTTTTTTctaaacgttttttttttcatcaaaaaaatcaatatatatatatatatatatatatatatatatatatatatatatatatatatatatatatatatattcaaataaaaACCATAGCTTTCTTTATGAAGTATAAGATCGGGCTTATTGAATATAAAACATCAAGATCACGaggataataataaataatagaaaAACTATGGACACATGTAAATCCCctataaatgtaataataaggGGCAAATCAGCCTCACAAAACAACAATATAAATTATAATACAAATAATTGTACTTGGAGCATGTATAATATGAACTTTTGAGAATTATTTTAAGAGTTGTTTATTCCGAAAAGATTATAAAACTTGAAAAAACTGTTTCAGAAGCTTTTTTAAAgttaagttttatatatataaagttgtTACTTAATAAACTCTTGTTATGaagtttttttaatgattttgtgGGTCATATAATTTTTTAACCAACTTTATAAAGATAACTTatatagggatgagcatatggaccggggaaccggccggaaccggcacCGGAACCGGTCGGACCGGGACCGGGACGTTACTTTTGTGGATTTTTGAAACAGAACCGGAACCGATataaccggtagaaccggcaaaaaccaaAACTGTATGATACTATTTTTcgaggaccggttccaacatttgaagacacgacaagaaccggtaggaaccgggaaccggtagaaccgtcgggccggttcggttcttgattttagccgaagccggttcccggaTCGGGTCCGATTCAAACCAGTTCCAACCGATTCGGTCATTTTGCTCATTTCTAAACTTATACTACAATCACACAATAACAAATTGAAAAAATTCTTTTATAATGGAGATAAAATAAAAGCATCCATAATAAGGGTGCTTTTTACTTGtactttttaataataaaaaaactcaAAATACAAAAATTTATTGTATCTTTCGATAAGTTCTTCATTTTGCttttatttttcaaaagtttttttttttttttacaaagctCATATCTTAATTGCTCTAagctttttattttaatattttttcatTAAAAAGCTCCAACAAAATCGCTCATGTTATTGATGTTCTTAACTGGAGTATGTTTTTAGTTCCAATATATGCAACTCTTTTTGAATATTTCTTAATTTATGTTAATACATTCCCTAATTTACGCTGACAATtactttcttttgttttttttttttttttttaacgttTTATTCATATCTAAATAAATAAGTATATAAGAAAAAAATACTTTTATATTTAAAGACCAATAttgatatatttttatataacatTTGATTTTTTTAACATTACAACATATTATATATTGAGTTGAACCTATACAAATGATACATTATTCTAACATGAATCtacattttttaataaataaaacctAACATGACACATGTCAATTTTTTTAGAATGTCTCTTTGACACATgatatttttctatgatttttattatttcatttttttgataacaaatcaaattcaattcaaaatttaaaaatacaaaatcatatcctaataatattattatgtttattttgctTAACAAATTAGTTCTTAATTACTTACATAATATCTTggttttttttacatgtattattttttatctatataaaatttttaaatatacCGACCCAGTTTCAAATATATCTCTTGGTCGTTCTAATAGGAATACTTAATGTAGCTAAGCTTACatttaagacaaaattgcaaaaatggttctTGTGGTTCTCAAAATTATATGATTTGGTCTAAAAAAATTTAATGGTGCATCATTGGTCCAATTTTGAATACCTTGTGTGATTTTAGTCTCTAAGGTTGGCATTTTTTATGGTTTTGGTCAATTTCCAACTTAAAATGACGAATtttccctttatatatatatatatatatatatatatatatatatatatatatatatatatatatatatatatatattaatttcttttaattaatttcTGTTTATTctaattaaaaatccaaaaataatcatACCCACCCACCCCTCCTCCTTCTAACTTACACCCCTCACGGCTTACTCTTAGATAAATTTatcccatctctctctctctctctctctctctctctctctctctctctccaccacCATCATAGGTTTACCACCACCGTTGTCGGACACCACCAATTGTCGAACACAACCACGTGCCAGACACTAGCACATGTCGGACACTACCACCTGCCATGGAAGAAAAATGTAGCATTGTCGTTTTAAAAAACGGGATCTACCATGGAAAGTTGAAAAGACGGGATTTGCCACGGTAGAAACCCCATCGGCATCATCACCTACCCAAACCTTCTTCGTCAGTGTTGCCCATCGTCTTTCAGCGATGAGGATTTCCAACTGCCACCACTACCTTCTTCGTCATTTTTAGATCTCCTAGCGTTGTCACACTTTTGATTTTCTAAAAACTTAGCGTCGCCACATTTCTCATATGTATGAGGGTTTTGGTTCAAGCTCTGACTAGGGTTTCCCATAGGGATGGTGATGGTACCTAATGATGATATCATCAGAGATTGTCGAAACCCTAACGACGTTATTCTTCCGGTGGAGATTGTTGAAGCCGTAATGGTGGCGTAGACAGAAGTAAAGATAACGACGGAGAACGGCTAGGGTTTATGTTCATCTGATTTAAATCTACAATGGCGGTGGTCCGGTAACATTTGGGAAAGAGGTCGATAACTCTGGCGATGCAGGGTGACGAACCGACAAACATTTTCATATGGGTTTTGGGGGCTTTGATTCCATTAACCTTGAAGAAGAGAGGTTGAGATAGGTGTTGTAGAGGAGAGAGGACGGTGTGATGGGATTAAATTTCAAAGTGTATTTAAAATCTTTAAGTATTGTAAGAATTAAAAAATGGAAAAAAGTAATTATAATGGTATCAAAGTAATTTCAAGTGTATAGGGATCAAAATCACTAAAAAGATCCAAAATTATATCACTAATGCGCCatcaaacctttttggaccaaaaccacataattttgacaaccacatggaccatttttgcaattttgtctctatataaataatatttagttGTTTGTATCAATCTAAATGACTAATGTACCGGTTAGTTAAGAAGGTGTCCAATCTCCAATGTGAAAAAATAAGAAACATGAAGAACTGATATGTAAATTGATAGATAATTAGACAAAGACTAGTTAATTCTCTTCCATTTGAAAAAGAGACCGATGAGGAAGGAAAGAAAAACACCATAATCAACGATTAAATCATAATTGAAGTGTTAGTAGTTAATTTTGGTATGAATTCAAGTTATGGTTTGAGAAATTTAAgctaacatcaagtttggaagGTAAAACTCACTCTGTTATTTCCATTATGTTGATCTACGGTTATATATGAAACCAAATCTGAAAAACCATTACTCCATCTAAGTTTTTAGTTGTTTCCAACATTAATTTAGTGATTCGAACTCCAAAACTTCATGCAACCTTACCAAATGTGATTGTGGTGAGGTTTAGTGAGGAAATTGATGCTTTAAGCTCCCTCCATGGTGGAATCAATGGTGAATTGTAGAATTTGATGGAATTAGTTGTACTTTGATGGTTTAAAAGTAAATCTATAATTAAAACATCAACAACCACCACTGTATTTCTCAACTTGGATTCATTTGAGTTTATGCATTTAAATTAGGGCTTGAATAGTAAACCGTGATGTTTTTGAAGGAAACTTCTATTTGATTTGTTAATACATGGATAATGTCATGGATGAAGTCTTAGATCTGCACATGTTGGTTAATCAGTGGTTGATTAATTGAGAATGATTTTAGAGAAAAATGGAGTTTGAATTGCAACAATTCTAAAATCATCAATTCCAACTGCTCGACTCAATGTAATTGGTTATTCTATGGTGAATTAAGTAATCTAAGAGCTTAATTTTTTTGAAAGTCCGTTAAGAACTTATTAGTTGTTTAAGAATTCATATGAGTAATAAAAAAAAAGCTATTAAGAGCTTTAGAGACAAAGTTGGTGTTGGAGGTTCACATGAGCTTCTTTAaagcatatcttattcgtttcaattCAGATTGACATGCCGTTTTTTCTAATGAACAACTTAaagtttgtatatgattttagactataaatttgatatttttagttttatattcattgacttacaatcCCCCAAAATcaagatatcaaagctgaaagttttttGGTTTTTCAGCTTTTTTATATTATGTggaaattttaaaacatgcatatctaattcgtttgaagtcaaattgatatgtggttttttccaacttgtagtttagagtttgtacatgaggTTATACTATAATTTTGACATTTctggtttaatattcaatgaaCGACAATCCCCctaagtcgggatatcaaagctataaatttcaatttttcagttatttgtttttgtactttgtattatgtaaaaatgttaaaacaagcatctctcATTTGTTTAAAGTCGGATTGTGTTACAATTTTTTCTAGAGTGTAGTTTAGAGTATGTACATGATTTCAGACtataatttttttcaaattttggtTCACATTCAATGACTTACAGTCCCCTAAACTTGAGATATCAAAGtttgaagtttttagtttttcagctttttcgtattttgtgaaaattttaagACGTGTATATCTAATTCTTTTGAAGATGGATTAACATGTGGTTTTTTTcgaacatgtagtttagagtttgtagatgagtttagactataattttgtcatttttggtttagtATTCAATGAATTATAGTCCctcgaagtcgggatatcaaagccgaaaattttcaactttttagctatttgtttttgtattttgttttatgtgaaaatgttaaAATATGCACACTTCATTCGTTCAAAATTAGATTGACATATGGTTTCTTCCGtagtgtagtttagagtttgtacatgattttagactataatttgtCAATATTGGGTTCATATTCAACAACTTACATTATTCCGAAGTcgagatatcaatatgaaaacttttaaagttcaacccactaagtagcaagtaattaccaaaaaattccagTTTTATGGGTTTttcggttctaaacccactttactTAGTTCCaccctacccactttgatgtttctgaGTTTTCCGGTTCTATACCCACTTTACCCGCAACCGGTTCTTAAATATCAGTCCGGTTTTCGGTTCTACAAAATCTCAATAACCGGTTATAGGTTTTACGGGCCGAGTTTAGACTCACTTTCATCTCTACATCTAAGTAATCAAAAAAGTTAGGgactaaaatcaaaattttgaaaaacaagaTCATTTATATAAGGGTTATTTccataaaagaccttatattttgatttttttttctacttagacctaaaacttttttctttttcGAAAAAGACCCAACTTTTACCTATTACTTGTTATTTTAGACCCTAACAAGTTACCAAAAGGGGAATCATgtattttcatttcataaaaaacCCTACATTTTGTACTTTTTTCCAATTTAGacctaaaatgttttttttttttttttttaatttcaaaataaaCTCAATTTTAAAATTGGTTACAACCTTTAACACTAGTTGTACAAGGTACTTAACTACACCGATTTCATGAAGCTTAACATTGTTCTTGCATAAAAACGTGATTATTTCCTTtcaaattaaaatgaaaccctaaattttatttTGGTAATATTATGGTTATCCTTAAGATTCAATAACAGTGATATAAAAACACCATGTATTGATCTAAACACCATGTATACATAAGATAGATTAATAAAATGAGGTAGTAGGCCAACAATTCAATTTTCTTTTCTCTACAACAAAATTTCATAATTTTGTCAGTTTTGCTCATTCACAACATTCCAACCATTATTAATAATCTCAACCATACTATTTTGATATTTAAGTGTGCGGTATCATTCTTGTTATTTGGATTTTTAACTTAGGCTCAAACAGTTTCattcccaaaatatagttttatgtattcatATGTGATGTTAACATTTTTTTAAGAAAGCCTTAAACTTGAATCTCATATATCTAAACAAAACTAATACAATGTTTAGGattaatatttttatgtatttatttgataTAATTATAACATATTATTTAATAATGGGCTAATGATACATATATGGTTTTGGTTTAGGAGTATGCTAGTAAGTGCGTTTATTAACTATTgtaaaaaaattgattaaaaatttcggccaaaaaaaaataatatagaaaAGTGAGAGAGAGAAATATGTCCAAACTCACCAAATACGTATAATAGACaaactaaaaaaattattttgtataCAGTTTGTTaaattatatgatattttttttctACAAATAAAAAAGTttgttattataataaaaaattctTCTTAGCTACATATTATTTATGTTACCAAAAAATATCAAATTAACATCAAATTTTTTATTATCGGTAataataacatttttttataaacaatatatCATGTTTAATGATAATATATATTCAAGATAAAGTTTAATTATAtcttttaaacaaaaataaaattttgcaatTCTTCTAGGTTATATTCGCTCAAAGGATAATAAGTTAGATAACATTTTTTAGTGTATAAATGTATATTTTCTTTTTGGGTGTAGTCAACAATTACACCAACAAGTACCTTATATATTTGGTCTTGAAGATTATAAGCTATTTTAAAGTTgagtttattttgaaaaaaaaacattttaggtGACCTGCTAGGTCTAAAATGGAAACAACTACAAAATATAAGGTTTtttatgaaacaaaaatacctaaTTTATCTATTGGTGACCTGCTAGGTTTGAAATAACAAGTAACGTATAAAAGTTAGGTCTTTttcaaaaaagaattttttttttaggtttaaaaagaaaaaaaagtcaaaatatagggtcttttatgaaaataaccatttatataatattgtttttatatttatttattatttatttatttattattattattattattattttatcaaTCTTATTTGGGACAAGTAAACCGGTAGCGTCGTGGC containing:
- the LOC111921591 gene encoding plant cysteine oxidase 1 isoform X1, coding for MGMEKVSGERKKRRMRQKKVTAVQKLYDTCTEVFADCGPGVIPNAEGIERLKDILNGMTEVDVGVRPNMPYFKLKEIGGFPKITYLHLCECDKFSIGIFLLPPSGVLPLHNHPQMTVFSKLLFGTMHIKAYDWVDDAALISTPKLDSSEGFDLLGGVGVRLAKLKVNAEFTAPCNASILYPTDGGNMHCFTAMTSCAVLDVLGPPYCDPEGRHCQYYRTHPFMDLSETDDEKKIPEGEKIESYAWLEEIDKPKGLSVIGAMYSGPKIIEKLAF
- the LOC111921591 gene encoding plant cysteine oxidase 1 isoform X2, giving the protein MGMEKVSGERKKRRMRQKKVTAVQKLYDTCTEVFADCGPGVIPNAEGIERLKDILNGMTEVDVGVRPNMPYFKLKEIGGFPKITYLHLCECDKFSIGIFLLPPSGVLPLHNHPQMTVFSKLLFGTMHIKAYDWVDDAALISTPKLDSSEGGVGVRLAKLKVNAEFTAPCNASILYPTDGGNMHCFTAMTSCAVLDVLGPPYCDPEGRHCQYYRTHPFMDLSETDDEKKIPEGEKIESYAWLEEIDKPKGLSVIGAMYSGPKIIEKLAF